Proteins encoded together in one Micromonospora auratinigra window:
- a CDS encoding DUF6412 domain-containing protein: protein MAGVLATVTGLWAYALGHLALLVERPGGLLAGAAVVAAALLLATLLALRSRALPGAPRSARAATAWRARSRGRRVPRQADPDAAGRPRPRAPGHHPSVA, encoded by the coding sequence GTGGCGGGGGTGCTGGCGACGGTGACGGGGCTGTGGGCGTACGCCCTCGGCCACCTCGCCCTGCTCGTCGAGCGGCCGGGCGGGCTGCTCGCCGGGGCGGCGGTGGTCGCCGCCGCGTTGCTGCTGGCCACCCTGCTGGCGCTGCGCAGCCGCGCGCTGCCCGGCGCGCCCCGGTCCGCGCGGGCCGCGACCGCCTGGCGGGCCCGGTCCCGGGGTCGTCGGGTGCCGCGGCAGGCCGATCCCGACGCCGCCGGCCGACCGCGTCCCCGAGCACCCGGTCACCACCCCTCGGTCGCGTAG
- a CDS encoding YidC/Oxa1 family membrane protein insertase has protein sequence MLAFAPLHTAASAAGVAVTWLADLLAPLAGGTATAAAIVLFTIGVRLLVSPLSLAQVRGERRRAALAPEVRDLQRRYADDPATLQGELLALYRRAGASPVAGCLPALLQAPFFLVMYRLFATGDGHPGLLGERLAGVPLGWHLGDGLSTAVVAVFGVLLAVLLVLARWSSRRARRAAAATGTIAGAPTEGPGAATLGRLVPLLPYTTVLVALVVPLAAVLYLVTTTGWTALEQAVLRRPQPADIDVR, from the coding sequence ATGCTCGCCTTCGCACCACTGCACACCGCGGCCTCCGCCGCCGGCGTCGCCGTCACCTGGCTCGCCGACCTGCTCGCCCCGCTCGCTGGCGGCACCGCCACGGCCGCCGCGATCGTCCTGTTCACCATCGGGGTCCGGCTGCTGGTCTCCCCGCTCAGCCTGGCCCAGGTCCGCGGGGAGCGGCGGCGCGCCGCGCTCGCCCCCGAGGTCCGCGACCTCCAGCGGCGGTACGCCGACGACCCCGCCACGCTCCAGGGCGAGCTGCTCGCGCTCTACCGGCGGGCCGGGGCGAGCCCGGTCGCGGGCTGCCTGCCGGCGCTGTTGCAGGCGCCGTTCTTCCTGGTCATGTACCGCCTCTTCGCCACCGGTGACGGCCATCCCGGGCTGCTCGGTGAGCGGCTCGCCGGGGTGCCGCTGGGCTGGCACCTGGGCGACGGGCTCTCCACCGCCGTGGTGGCGGTGTTCGGGGTGCTGCTGGCGGTGCTGCTCGTGCTGGCCCGGTGGTCGTCCCGGCGGGCCCGTCGGGCGGCTGCCGCCACCGGCACGATCGCCGGCGCTCCCACCGAGGGGCCGGGGGCGGCCACCCTCGGCCGGCTGGTGCCGCTGCTGCCGTATACGACGGTGCTGGTGGCGCTGGTGGTGCCGCTGGCGGCGGTGCTCTACCTGGTCACCACCACCGGGTGGACCGCGCTGGAGCAGGCCGTGCTGCGCCGACCGCAGCCGGCAGACATCGACGTTCGTTGA
- the lysX gene encoding bifunctional lysylphosphatidylglycerol synthetase/lysine--tRNA ligase LysX, which yields MAANNASRKVNGTPGAGGQWRRQVPRAFATLLWVVAAVCALAAVSSAARLEFQPVRTAIDALLVPAPANLAYAVFLGALAAAVLRRKRLAWWVLVGYFSLTLLVGVWAGALLLTVGVNRLNHAAGQRLFGTLETVGVWVGIAFAAAALALLVAARRQFYARVRPGSGWQALGVFLGLAAVSVGLGYLLLLAEPGSLHTWSDRLGYAVEKVFGGAITLDLTRRGQAPGWVNLLLGGLGAVAFVAGLFTLVRSQRANAVLHPEEEERIRELLARYGDRDSLGYFATRRDKAAVFSPSGKAVITYRVVNGVSLASGDPVGDPEAWGPAIEAWLGHARAYAWIPAVLGASEAGARAYHRHGLKVLQLGDEAILSTREFDLDGRDMRPVRQAVHRVERAGYTARVRRHAEIPPEELARLAELATGWRDTEHERGFSMALGRLGDPADGDCVLVEAQDGEGRVRGLLSFSPWGAHGVSLDLMRRDRGAENGITEFMVAALLAAGPRLGVERVSLNFAAFRAVFEQGARIGAGPVIRLWRHTLLFFSRWWQLESLYLSNAKYQPHWTPRYLCFAERRELARVGIAAAAAEGFLALPGGRPTPLHGVPPAGGGVEFVPPTAATVRAATAEPAETPRPEQVRVRLAKLDRLRADGVDPYPVGYPRTATCAQVRQRHAGLAPDTGTGETVGVTGRVMLVRDHGQVLFATVRDGSGDLQLMLVHDLDRWRAAVDIGDHVGATGEVYATRRGELSVRVADWQLTAKCLRPLPDKHHGLADPEARVRQRYLDLTINDEARELLRARGTALHSLRSGLVGRGFLEVETPILQRVHGGANARPFVTHSNAYDLRLSLRIAPELYLKRLAVGGVERVYELGRAFRNEGVDATHNPEFTVLEAYQAYADYHDMRVLARDLIVAAAVAVHGAPVARRPGGEPVDIGGEWPTRTVNEAISAALGEEVTADTEVATLRKLCDSAQVPYDPRWERGAVLLELYERLVEARTEQPTFYLDFPAEVSPLTRQHRHDPRLAERWDLVAFGMELGTAYTELVDPVEQRRRLTEQSLKAAGGDAEAMELDEDFLTALEYAMPPTGGLGLGVDRLVMLLTGRTIRETLPFPLVRESS from the coding sequence GTGGCCGCGAACAACGCGTCACGCAAGGTGAACGGCACCCCGGGGGCCGGCGGGCAGTGGCGACGGCAGGTGCCCCGCGCCTTCGCCACCCTGCTCTGGGTGGTCGCCGCGGTCTGCGCGCTCGCCGCGGTGAGCAGCGCCGCCCGGCTGGAGTTCCAGCCGGTCCGCACCGCGATCGACGCGCTGCTGGTGCCGGCGCCGGCCAACCTGGCGTACGCGGTCTTCCTGGGCGCGCTCGCCGCCGCGGTGCTGCGCCGCAAGCGACTGGCCTGGTGGGTCCTGGTCGGGTACTTCAGCCTCACCCTGCTGGTCGGCGTGTGGGCCGGGGCGCTGCTGCTGACGGTCGGCGTCAACCGGCTCAACCACGCCGCCGGGCAGCGCCTCTTCGGCACCCTGGAGACGGTCGGGGTGTGGGTGGGCATCGCCTTCGCCGCCGCGGCGCTGGCCCTGCTGGTCGCCGCCCGGCGACAGTTCTACGCCCGGGTCCGGCCCGGCAGCGGCTGGCAGGCCCTCGGCGTCTTCCTCGGCCTGGCCGCCGTCTCGGTCGGCCTCGGCTACCTGCTGCTCCTCGCCGAGCCGGGCAGCCTGCACACCTGGTCGGACCGGCTCGGGTACGCGGTCGAGAAGGTCTTCGGTGGCGCGATCACGCTGGACCTGACCCGGCGCGGCCAGGCCCCCGGCTGGGTCAACCTGCTGCTCGGCGGGCTCGGCGCGGTCGCCTTCGTGGCCGGCCTGTTCACCCTGGTCCGCTCGCAGCGGGCGAACGCGGTGCTGCACCCCGAGGAGGAGGAGCGGATCCGCGAGCTGCTCGCCCGGTACGGCGACCGGGACTCGCTCGGCTACTTCGCCACCCGCCGGGACAAGGCGGCCGTCTTCTCGCCCAGCGGCAAGGCGGTGATCACCTACCGGGTGGTCAACGGGGTGAGCCTGGCCAGCGGCGACCCGGTCGGCGACCCCGAGGCGTGGGGCCCGGCGATCGAGGCGTGGCTCGGCCACGCCCGGGCGTACGCCTGGATCCCGGCGGTGCTCGGGGCCAGCGAGGCGGGGGCCCGGGCGTACCACCGGCACGGGCTCAAGGTGCTCCAGCTCGGTGACGAGGCGATCCTGTCCACCCGCGAGTTCGACCTGGACGGCCGGGACATGCGCCCGGTCCGGCAGGCGGTGCACCGGGTCGAGCGGGCCGGCTACACCGCCCGGGTCCGCCGGCACGCGGAGATCCCGCCCGAGGAGCTGGCCCGGCTGGCCGAGCTGGCCACCGGCTGGCGGGACACCGAGCACGAGCGGGGCTTCTCGATGGCCCTGGGCCGGCTCGGCGACCCGGCCGACGGCGACTGCGTGCTGGTCGAGGCGCAGGACGGCGAGGGCCGGGTGCGGGGGCTGCTGTCGTTCAGCCCGTGGGGCGCGCACGGGGTGTCGCTGGACCTGATGCGCCGGGACCGGGGCGCGGAGAACGGGATCACCGAGTTCATGGTGGCCGCGCTGCTGGCGGCCGGTCCCCGGCTGGGCGTGGAGCGGGTGTCGCTGAACTTCGCGGCGTTCCGCGCGGTGTTCGAGCAGGGCGCGCGGATCGGGGCCGGCCCGGTGATCCGGCTGTGGCGGCACACCCTGCTCTTCTTCTCCCGCTGGTGGCAGTTGGAGTCGCTGTACCTCTCCAACGCGAAGTACCAGCCGCACTGGACGCCCCGCTACCTCTGCTTCGCCGAGCGCCGGGAGTTGGCCCGGGTGGGCATCGCGGCGGCCGCCGCCGAGGGCTTCCTGGCGCTGCCCGGTGGGCGGCCCACGCCGCTGCACGGGGTGCCGCCGGCCGGCGGCGGCGTCGAGTTCGTGCCGCCGACCGCCGCGACGGTCCGGGCCGCCACGGCGGAACCGGCCGAGACGCCCCGACCGGAGCAGGTCCGGGTACGGCTGGCGAAGCTGGACCGGCTGCGCGCCGACGGGGTCGACCCGTACCCGGTGGGCTATCCGCGGACCGCCACCTGCGCGCAGGTGCGGCAGCGGCACGCCGGCCTCGCCCCGGACACCGGCACCGGGGAGACCGTGGGGGTGACCGGCCGGGTGATGCTGGTCCGCGACCACGGCCAGGTGCTCTTCGCCACGGTCCGGGACGGCAGCGGCGACCTCCAGCTGATGCTGGTGCACGACCTGGACCGCTGGCGCGCGGCGGTGGACATCGGCGACCACGTGGGCGCCACCGGCGAGGTGTACGCGACCCGGCGCGGCGAGCTGTCGGTGCGGGTGGCCGACTGGCAGCTCACCGCCAAGTGCCTGCGCCCGCTGCCGGACAAGCATCACGGGCTGGCCGATCCGGAGGCCCGGGTCCGGCAGCGCTACCTGGACCTGACCATCAACGACGAGGCGCGGGAGCTGCTGCGGGCCCGGGGCACCGCCCTGCACAGCCTGCGCTCCGGGCTGGTCGGGCGGGGCTTCCTGGAGGTGGAGACGCCGATCCTGCAACGGGTGCACGGCGGGGCCAACGCCCGCCCGTTCGTCACCCACAGCAACGCGTACGACCTGCGGCTGAGCCTGCGCATCGCGCCGGAGCTGTATCTGAAGCGGCTCGCCGTGGGCGGCGTCGAGCGGGTGTACGAGCTGGGCCGGGCGTTCCGCAACGAGGGCGTGGACGCCACCCACAACCCGGAGTTCACGGTGCTGGAGGCGTACCAGGCGTACGCCGACTACCACGACATGCGGGTGCTGGCCCGGGACCTCATCGTGGCGGCGGCGGTGGCGGTGCACGGCGCCCCGGTGGCCCGCCGCCCCGGTGGCGAGCCGGTCGACATCGGTGGCGAGTGGCCGACCCGGACGGTGAACGAGGCGATCTCGGCGGCGCTCGGCGAGGAGGTCACCGCCGACACCGAGGTGGCCACCCTGCGCAAGCTCTGTGACTCCGCGCAGGTGCCGTACGACCCGCGCTGGGAGCGGGGTGCGGTGCTGCTGGAGCTGTACGAGCGGCTGGTCGAGGCGCGTACCGAGCAGCCCACGTTCTATCTGGACTTCCCGGCCGAGGTGTCCCCGCTGACCCGCCAGCACCGGCACGACCCGCGGCTGGCGGAGCGGTGGGACCTGGTCGCGTTCGGCATGGAGCTGGGCACCGCGTACACCGAGCTGGTGGATCCGGTGGAGCAGCGGCGCCGGCTCACCGAGCAGTCGCTGAAGGCGGCCGGCGGGGACGCCGAGGCGATGGAGCTGGACGAGGACTTCCTCACCGCGCTGGAGTACGCGATGCCGCCCACCGGCGGTCTCGGGCTGGGCGTGGACCGCCTGGTGATGCTGCTGACCGGCCGCACCATCCGGGAGACCCTGCCCTTCCCGCTGGTCCGCGAATCCTCCTGA
- a CDS encoding carboxylate-amine ligase, which yields MSDAVAERERDAAASGTDLLTVGVEEEFLLVDPHTGAAVPAVDLVMEQVPAELRGQVEREFQTSQIEIGSPPGLELTSIRHSLGVLRAELAAAAERAGVRLLAIGTGPVDGPVPPVVDKPRFDRMIERFRLLVPGPGNNGMHVHVGIPDPEMGVRVLNHVRPWLPILQAVTANSPFARGEDTGYASWRSIEWERWPSVAPTPRLDSHEHYERLIRQLIASGVMLDEGMLYWYARLSAKYPTVEIRIGDVCPSVDDAVLVAALVRALVATAITDIAAGRPAIDTDHHLLVAAHWRAAHDGLEGEGVDVTDGELRPTWELLDRLVDRVRPELVRHGDLDQVTDLLGGLRRHGSGAARQRAVFARTGELVDVVTDVARQTRG from the coding sequence ATGAGCGATGCAGTGGCCGAGCGGGAACGGGACGCCGCGGCGAGCGGCACCGACCTCCTCACGGTCGGCGTCGAGGAGGAGTTCCTGCTGGTCGACCCGCACACCGGGGCCGCCGTGCCCGCGGTGGACCTGGTCATGGAGCAGGTACCCGCCGAGCTGCGCGGCCAGGTGGAGCGCGAGTTCCAGACCAGCCAGATCGAGATCGGCAGCCCGCCCGGGCTGGAGCTGACCTCGATCCGGCACTCGCTGGGCGTGCTCCGCGCCGAACTCGCCGCCGCCGCCGAGCGGGCCGGCGTACGGCTGCTCGCGATCGGCACCGGGCCGGTGGACGGGCCGGTGCCGCCGGTGGTGGACAAGCCCCGCTTCGACCGGATGATCGAGCGGTTCCGGCTGCTGGTGCCGGGGCCGGGCAACAACGGCATGCACGTGCACGTGGGCATCCCCGATCCGGAGATGGGCGTGCGGGTGCTCAACCACGTACGCCCCTGGCTGCCGATCCTGCAGGCGGTCACCGCCAACTCCCCGTTCGCCCGGGGCGAGGACACCGGCTACGCGAGCTGGCGCTCGATCGAGTGGGAGCGCTGGCCGTCGGTGGCGCCGACCCCCCGGCTGGACTCGCACGAGCACTACGAACGGCTGATCCGCCAGCTCATCGCCAGCGGCGTGATGCTCGACGAGGGGATGCTCTACTGGTACGCCCGGCTCTCCGCGAAGTACCCGACGGTGGAGATCCGGATCGGTGACGTCTGCCCGTCGGTGGACGACGCCGTACTGGTGGCGGCCCTGGTCCGGGCGCTGGTGGCGACCGCGATCACGGACATCGCCGCCGGGCGGCCGGCGATCGACACCGACCACCACCTGCTGGTCGCCGCGCACTGGCGGGCGGCGCACGACGGGCTGGAGGGCGAGGGCGTCGACGTGACCGACGGCGAGCTGCGCCCGACCTGGGAGCTGCTGGACCGGCTCGTCGACCGGGTCCGCCCCGAGCTGGTCCGGCACGGCGACCTCGACCAGGTGACCGACCTGCTGGGCGGGCTGCGCCGGCACGGCAGCGGCGCGGCGCGGCAGCGGGCCGTGTTCGCCCGCACCGGCGAGCTGGTGGACGTGGTGACCGACGTGGCCCGGCAGACCCGGGGCTGA
- a CDS encoding FAD-dependent oxidoreductase, with protein MAERMVVIGGDAAGMAAASQARRRRDRADLEIVAFERGHFTSYSACGIPYWISGLVPERDQLVARDPATFREKFDIDVRLRHEVTAIDLDRREVLARDLDGGGEVRAGFDTLVYATGAVPLQPDWARGGIDGVFGVQTLDDGTALRQWLERDPRPRHAVVVGGGYIGVEMAEALIQRGLTVDLVEQADQPMSTVDPDMAELVADAMRGIGIGIRTGRTVTGLTERDGRIAAVVTDEGPVPADVVVLGLGVRPNTALAEAAGLPIGPSGGIRCDRRMRVPGVPGVWAAGDCVETLHRVSGMPVHIPLGTHANKQGRVAGINIGGGYATFPGVIGTAVTKVCDLEVGRTGLRERDAGAAGFEFVSVLTESTNRAGYYPGAQPMTVKLIAERPSGRLLGAQIVGRSEAAKRIDTLAVALWNGMTVDEMTALDLGYAPPYAPVWDPVLIAARKAVDALAAAGR; from the coding sequence GTGGCGGAACGCATGGTCGTGATCGGCGGGGACGCGGCCGGAATGGCGGCGGCCTCCCAGGCCCGGCGTCGCCGCGACCGCGCCGACCTGGAGATCGTCGCCTTCGAGCGGGGGCACTTCACCTCGTACTCGGCGTGCGGCATCCCGTACTGGATCAGCGGGCTGGTGCCCGAGCGGGACCAGCTCGTCGCCCGCGACCCGGCCACGTTCCGGGAGAAGTTCGACATCGACGTGCGGCTGCGGCACGAGGTCACCGCCATCGACCTCGACCGCCGCGAGGTGCTCGCCCGCGACCTCGACGGCGGCGGCGAGGTCCGGGCCGGCTTCGACACCCTGGTGTACGCCACCGGCGCGGTCCCGCTGCAGCCGGACTGGGCGCGCGGCGGGATCGACGGCGTGTTCGGGGTGCAGACCCTCGACGACGGCACGGCGCTGCGGCAGTGGCTGGAGCGCGACCCCCGGCCCCGGCACGCGGTGGTGGTCGGCGGCGGCTACATCGGTGTGGAGATGGCCGAGGCGCTGATCCAACGTGGGCTCACCGTCGACCTGGTCGAGCAGGCCGACCAGCCGATGTCCACGGTGGACCCGGACATGGCCGAGCTGGTCGCCGACGCCATGCGCGGCATCGGCATCGGCATCCGTACCGGCCGGACCGTCACCGGCCTGACGGAACGGGACGGCCGGATCGCCGCGGTGGTCACCGACGAGGGGCCGGTCCCGGCCGACGTCGTGGTCCTGGGCCTGGGCGTACGCCCGAACACCGCGCTCGCGGAGGCCGCCGGCCTGCCGATCGGCCCGAGTGGTGGGATCCGCTGCGACCGGCGGATGCGGGTGCCCGGAGTGCCCGGCGTCTGGGCGGCCGGTGACTGCGTGGAGACCCTGCACCGGGTCAGCGGGATGCCGGTGCACATCCCGCTCGGCACCCACGCCAACAAGCAGGGCCGGGTCGCCGGGATCAACATCGGCGGCGGGTACGCCACCTTCCCCGGCGTGATCGGCACCGCCGTCACCAAGGTCTGCGACCTGGAGGTGGGGCGTACCGGCCTGCGCGAGCGGGACGCCGGCGCGGCGGGCTTCGAGTTCGTCTCGGTGCTGACCGAGTCGACCAACCGGGCCGGCTACTACCCGGGCGCGCAGCCGATGACCGTGAAGCTGATCGCCGAGCGACCCAGCGGCCGGCTGCTCGGCGCGCAGATCGTCGGCCGGTCCGAGGCGGCCAAGCGGATCGACACCCTGGCCGTGGCGCTGTGGAACGGCATGACGGTGGACGAGATGACCGCGCTCGACCTCGGCTACGCCCCGCCGTACGCCCCGGTCTGGGATCCGGTGCTGATCGCGGCCCGCAAGGCCGTCGACGCCCTCGCCGCCGCCGGCCGGTGA
- a CDS encoding carbohydrate-binding protein: MNPVPAAPTAPSTLRRPGRRAGLAALAVAATTALAAVSMTAHAAVPAPPSGWSVVWSDDFTGAAGTLPSSANWIIDTGTSYPGGPANWGTGEIQSYTASTANLAQDGGGNLRITPLKDAAGRWTSARIETVRADFKPPAGGVLAIEGRIQMPNVTGAQAAGYWPAFWSLGSPYRGNYQNWPGIGEIDVMENVNGLNQVWGTLHCGVAPGGPCNEFNGLGGTRACPASSCQSAFHTYRTEWDASVSPQQLRWYVDGQLFHTVSQSQVGEPYWTRMTGHGGYFLLLNVAIGGSFPNGVAGYTTPTASTVSGRPMLVDYVAVYARGGGGSTTPPPSGGVDAYGTVQAEAFNAQNGVQVEACAEGGQDIGWLANGDWARYDNVDFGSTPPKDFVARVASGAASGVSGLVEVRLDSPTATPIGSFAIGDTGGWQSWRSVPGNVATVTGRHSVYLTFSSGQPADFVNVNWFTFRH, encoded by the coding sequence ATGAACCCTGTCCCGGCGGCTCCCACCGCCCCGTCCACCCTGCGCCGCCCCGGCCGGCGGGCCGGCCTGGCCGCGCTCGCCGTCGCCGCCACCACCGCGCTGGCGGCCGTCTCGATGACCGCGCACGCCGCCGTGCCGGCCCCGCCGTCCGGCTGGAGCGTGGTGTGGAGCGACGACTTCACCGGCGCGGCCGGCACGCTGCCCTCGTCCGCCAACTGGATCATCGACACCGGCACCAGCTACCCGGGCGGCCCGGCCAACTGGGGCACCGGCGAGATCCAGAGCTACACCGCCAGCACCGCCAACCTGGCCCAGGACGGCGGTGGCAACCTGCGGATCACCCCGCTGAAGGACGCCGCCGGGCGGTGGACCTCGGCCCGGATCGAGACCGTCCGCGCCGACTTCAAGCCGCCGGCCGGGGGAGTGCTGGCGATCGAGGGCCGGATCCAGATGCCGAACGTCACCGGCGCGCAGGCGGCCGGCTACTGGCCCGCGTTCTGGTCGCTCGGCTCGCCGTACCGGGGCAACTACCAGAACTGGCCCGGCATCGGCGAGATCGACGTGATGGAGAACGTCAACGGGCTCAACCAGGTCTGGGGGACGCTGCACTGCGGTGTCGCCCCGGGCGGCCCGTGCAACGAGTTCAACGGGTTGGGCGGCACCCGGGCCTGCCCCGCCAGCAGCTGCCAGTCCGCCTTCCACACCTACCGCACGGAGTGGGACGCGTCGGTCAGCCCGCAGCAGCTGCGCTGGTACGTCGACGGCCAGCTCTTCCACACCGTCAGCCAGAGTCAGGTGGGCGAGCCGTACTGGACCCGGATGACCGGCCACGGCGGCTACTTCCTGCTGCTCAACGTGGCCATCGGCGGCTCCTTCCCGAACGGGGTGGCCGGCTACACCACGCCGACCGCCTCGACCGTCTCCGGCCGCCCGATGCTGGTCGACTACGTGGCGGTGTACGCCCGGGGCGGCGGCGGCAGCACCACCCCGCCGCCGTCGGGCGGGGTCGACGCGTACGGCACCGTCCAGGCCGAGGCGTTCAACGCCCAGAACGGGGTGCAGGTCGAGGCGTGCGCCGAGGGCGGCCAGGACATCGGCTGGCTGGCCAACGGTGACTGGGCCCGGTACGACAACGTGGACTTCGGCAGCACCCCGCCGAAGGACTTCGTGGCCCGGGTCGCCTCGGGCGCGGCGAGCGGGGTGAGCGGCCTGGTCGAGGTCCGGCTGGACAGCCCGACCGCCACGCCGATCGGCAGCTTCGCGATCGGCGACACCGGGGGCTGGCAGAGCTGGCGCTCGGTGCCGGGCAACGTCGCCACGGTCACCGGCCGGCACAGCGTCTACCTGACCTTCTCCAGCGGCCAGCCGGCCGACTTCGTCAACGTCAACTGGTTCACCTTCCGGCACTGA